The Apium graveolens cultivar Ventura chromosome 10, ASM990537v1, whole genome shotgun sequence nucleotide sequence TTACTTTttgcgagtcacctgaggcggtcccgataagtgttgttcgcgagttctatgtgaacgccaaggccgacaagaatgggtattctgttgttcgtgggcttactgttgattatcagcccgaggcgattcgccgtgttattgggcagcgacaaaggaagccccaggatgagaattggaatgagaagacccctgAGATTTTAACTCAGATTTGATTATTACTACTCTCTGTCAGTcaggcacggtgtggaagtttaagacgggatctaacgagtatcaTTATTTTTCGGctgttgcgatgaacaggtatgcccgtgcatggaatgcctttatttatgctaatattttgccttcttcacatgcacatgaggttacagttgagagagccaggttgttgtggaggattttgaatgaggagtattatgtggaccttggtgagttcatctaccaagggattttgaagtttttgagggggaggacgctttacaacatcccttatgcctctATTGTCATGAAGCTatgcaaggcagttggagtctactaatcttcttatgagcagctgcagatgccagCCGCTCTTATTGATTTATCGACGCtaaatgcgatgcaggagtggacgggtggagagcccgaggagcatggtttgggatatcatctcCCAGGAGGATGTCCCGCAGCTGGTGCTAtgatggctaggcccagtcaggctcatggtgaggcaggttcttctagaccccagggaggtgatggttcagggatgggtgatgtccagtacaggaggctttccaggaggatggatgcgatgtatgagtcacTGAGTAGGTTTGcacaggagctcaccctagcacttgggacagcttttagaggccttggagctgacatccagtggcccgtctttggtgaggactctgcttatccgcctcttGACACTCTACCCtatgagggtgatgatgatgatgatgatttctctgagtaggtataccttgtgttcctttctattaccttcactggggacagtgaagattttaagttttggggtggtagttaaggaacatatttgtgtgtgtgtcatgtagttgtatattcatgatagtttagttcatatagttgcatatttttttctatatagtttttttattttatagctttatttattatgtcatatagctcatgcatataccatgatccctttgtgttgctttaccaattgatatatgatattgatgcgagtgtagtgatagctttagagtgatgttgaatcttgttatgttgacatgcatgctagaaacacttgtaatttcactaagtcttagagtatgcttaaggactagattgttatcatggtttgatggtttttgaggttaatctattgcttatgcttagaatgtatgataggctcttaatgataaaaggcatgaaaagatagAATTGGAGTAAatattggaattcattgctagttgtggctaggcgtcaaatggttagtagtcggctcgtattttatgcgagtagtctagggttgagtaagatggagtgaaacacacttgcttagaaattgaaaaaaaaaagaaaaaaaattgaaaaaaaaaagaaaaaaaatttaaaaaaaaattgaaaaaaaaaattatggtttaatgcataattgatcacgagtggtctctttggtattcgagttattaagttcttaggggactttgtgcctagtgacctaaggcttttatagtctgggatccgctaacctaatgctcgctaaatggatgtcattgcataagtcttttgtggacctcactcattgcacgatcaaataagcatttgtttattgtgttaaataaaagcataattctgtaataagctccagtgatcttgaagtgttataagtcattttgtgtctagaatatattcttcgtataatcttgtgattgccttgaggataattgagttatgataatagatctagttttgaagcatatatgttaagcattcgcacacaccacgtttctagttgtatgttagcttgcgtgatttgattgatctttagtcgcctaattgcatttgttgagatgtcatgtgttAGTTGATTTAGTCATtgcgatggggatcgctgcatttcatgtagtttgcattcatgcatgtctttatttttttttgagtctgtgacgcttgaggacaagcatcgatttaagtttgggggtgtgataagtagcattttataccacttagaacgtcttataatggcttgaattgatgtcttgaaatcaagtattttatgtattttatgtattttatgcgtttttctagtgtttgtgtatttcagggtataacttgcataaatagggagatttcatcataataagcctatGGAAGTACTTGGGATCAGTTGTGGGGAGTTGTGCGTAGAATTCAGAAAAATTAAAAGCAGAAAGTGGAATTTTCCAGAAGctgtgcaggcgcccgcctgggatatGCAGGCGACCGCCTAGAGATGCAGGCGCCCACGTGGGAactgaggcggccgcctggggttgTAAATTTCGAATCTGGATTTTCTAATTCAACTTCTATTGGGCTTCTAAGactgctgtttcttgtggactcttatataaacctacttgagagacgtttcacaataaTAAGTGACAAGCAAGGAgtaaggagagaagattaaggagaccgttttagcacaccgcaacgaagaagaggaagcatacgttatcttgtgattcttttattcgttgtaacagtagatgctagttttctttactttgaaccttaatactcttgtgacgtactctgattttattaagtatttttattagtttatattgttgtgttattatcatattttcatatgaacccatggtgacggtgagttctatcatgggttaatcgtgatcatggggtcatagcggatttactatagatttctttagttaattgtttaataccttggtatgtgatgattgtatgatatctagcataggttgtgcttattcgtcttatatgcgtcgcgaacatataagatagcctgttaatctcttgtgaagtgacagtgaatcttgagatttagaaattgccatgctagcataggttcatgtattgtatgcatgattagtgggtaactctaaccgttttacttgtcctgtgtaatcataatgaataacttgcgcttaagTCATTATGTTGccaaattctgtagacatatagggtctcaacataattgatgcctattcaacttctatcttaattgtggatgcttggtagaatggtaattgtgcaacgaaagttggcttttatcagtttcgtgttgttcgattaatatcatcaccgttacatgctaagggtaataacaataactatttaatgaagtagtaatgaagttatgaactcatgtgtgtttaatattgttaattcacgtgttaatttaagtgttttattctcatagttaatcgtagttaataattagttaatcaaccttaagtgttattgtcttgacattgagaagtaatcatacattggtgagtaagtgttaattaaatataattaatcagagtctctgtgggaacgaactagaaatcattttatattaattgtgaacgcatatacttgtgtgaattattagcgcatgctttgtgcctaacaacaGTTGCTTCTCTCCCAACCTTTGTAGAACACCTGAGGATTGCCCTACAAAGGATGGGAGAGAAGCAACtatatgctaagttttcaaagtatgaattctggttggagttgattaaggattatgactGTTCTATTAATTTCCACCCAGgcaaagccaatgtagtggcagGCACCTTGAGCAGAAATGAAAGATTGAATGTAATTAAGATTGCTGAGGAATTAgcaaaagaattggaaaagttggaaattgaagttcgaatACCAGGAGGTGATAAGGAGCAATTATATGAGATTTCTTTCTAGCAAGAACTaatggaaaagatcttggtaagggGGTCGTGTTTATGTAATATTATGAGTTTAGTTGTAttatattgtagtttgttgttgtTCCTGACATCAACTCATGACCCCGAGGTTGACACCGTCACacgtcaagcacttgctgacccactctgctacatCCTTTTTTTCATGgtaggccaccaataatattcttttaggtcacggtacatttctgtacttcctgggtggattgaataccTGGAGCTGTTTCCTTCATGCAACAGCTCGTCCTTTAGTTCTTGCACATTCGAAACCCAAattcgggatgcatacctcatgatccctctCTCATCATTCTCGCATCTGACCTCCTTACCGAtcaatgtttctctttcttcattcatctgTTTCACTTGACACACTCGTATTTTCTCAGCTAGTTCCGGTACTAACCTGATTTCAAATAGTCCTTAATCAGCTCTAGCcctctcctctgtctcatgtttcATTTCTTCTGTGTgaaaatatacttgaggctcttatggtctgtgtaaatctcatATTTTTCTCCATACAGGTAGTGTCTCCATATTTTCAGGGAAAACACTTTGGCTGTTAATTCTAGGTCGTGGGTAGGGTACATTTTCTCATATTCTTTTAactgccgagaggcatacgcaatcacttttcCGTGCTACATGAGCACACACCCTAACCCCTTGTGCGAGGCATCGATGTATAttacaaactctccctttccatcgggaagagtgAGTATTGGTGTTGACCCCAGTCTCTTCTTCAGCTCTTGAAAGCCctcctcacatttctctatccacacaaacttctccatTTTCCGGGTAAGCCTAGTTAATGAGCCGGTTATCTTGGCAAACTCTTGCACGAATATCTGATAATATCCTGCTAagcccacaaaactcctaacctcggttggggtagtcggtctttcccaattggtACTGCCTCTATCTAGGCGGGGTCGACTAGAACTCCTTCGCTACTTACtacatgtcctaagaactgaacctcctttaaccaaaactcacattttgagaacttggcatacaaatttttattccttataatctctaagactatcctcaaatgttctgcatgttcttgttctatctttgagtatattagaatatcatctataaagacTAGCACATATATTTCTAGGTActtcttgaacactctgttcatcaaatacACAAAGGATGCGGGTGCGTTGATTAacccaaatgacatgactaagaactcataatgtccatacctagtgcgaaaggcagtcattggtatatcttcaggtttgattttcaactggtgatatcttGTTCTCAAGTCTATTTTGAAAAAGTGCACAACACCTTTAAGCTGGacgaataggtcatcaatcctagggagagggtacttattcttgatggtcaatttgttcaactctcgatagtctatgcataatctcatactaccATCCGTCTTCTTTACAAACAGCACTGGTGtaccccatggtgacacacttggtcttatcatcccattatctatcaattcttgtagttgagaagctagttATTTCATCTCAACTAGGCCAGTCTATagggggccttagatactggtgtTGTTCCTGGTGTTATTTCTATAGAGAATTATATCTCTCTGTCGGGTGGGAACCCCGGTAAGTCTTTTGGAAAgacatcctcgaattcattcactacgggtatgtcctgtatgtcAGGGATttccttcttagtatccatcacataagccaaataggacTCATTACctttcttcaacaaattttttGTCTGAAACATGGTTAGAAATTTATGGGTCTttcgttgacctttaaacattATCTCCTTACCATCTTGCACTCTTATTCTTACcttctttttcttacaatctatctgcactccattactggataaccagtCCATTTCTATGACCATATTGAATTTTCCTAACACAAATGGGATTAAGTCAACCTCAAAGGCTTTCCCTTCTAGTTTCAATTTACATCTATGGTGTACTTGATTAACAGGAATGATTTCTCGGTttgctatttctacttgtaatacctcacgtaaagGTACAACATTAAGGTTTAATTTATTAGAAAAATTTCtagatataaatgacttggtcgcttcggaatcaaataaaacatttacATGTTCAAAATTTAATAGAAGGGTACATGATATCACATTAGTATTCCGGACAACATCCTAaacggtcatgttgaaagtcctagcagctgggggccgGCTGGAAGTGGCTCTTCTCATTCCTAAAGCCGGTGGCCTGTTGGTGGGGCAATCCTTCCTTACGTGTCCTAtctttccacattggaaacatgtCATTCCTGGCTGTGGGCAACTTGGGGCGAGGTGTCCTAGTTGGTTGCACTTCAAtcatttcagaggggctctcgctTGGACACACACTCTAAGGTGTCTCTTTCCGTAGTTCGACATTCTGTTATATGGGTGTGGGGTTGGCTGTGAAATGTCACCCTAGATGGTCCGttgccctggccaacactctcacttggggcctttctaaattcggggcctctcgcaggttgggacaccactccctgACGAACCCGATCGGAAGGCTCTTGTTCCCGGTTCCTCCTCCTCCTTGacttcctattttccttttcctactttccttctctttcaaAATCTGCTCGCTACCTAGCTTCAGTAATCGAGGCCTTCTGCACTAgggtggcataatctgtcagctctaacattactactcggttctggatccattatttcagaccaagctgaaaccttcgtgCCTTCTTCTCCTCCGTATTCACAAATTCTGGTACAAATCCCGatagctcagtaaacttggcctcatactccgcCATCGTTATTCTATCTTATTTCAGCTCTAaaaacttgatctccatctgagtctccataaacctagggaaatacttgtctaagaataGTCGTAtgaatctatcccatgggatcacagcgTCAGTCTCGAGTTTACgcttggactcccaccaatagttagcttccTCCTTCAGCGTGTAAGAGGAGAAGATGGTTTTGTGTCGTTTGTCCACACCTAGTACCTCGAAAGACTTCTCTATCTCCTTAATCCAGGCATGTGactcaacggggtcggcagatcctagaaactctgggggtttgagagacaTAAACGCCCTAAAGGAGGTAGCAGCAGTTTGTTGGACAACATGTGGCGGTGGTGGAAGGGGCTGTTGGTCAGGTTGGCCCTTAAAAgatccataaattcattcatggggtttccCCTTGGTGGGTATCCTTAGCTTCTTCCTCTATATATCCTTCGTCATCAAATTCATTaaagtctaggtcctcttcactcTCCTCTTTCACTATAAGGTTAGGTTTATTATGTCATTAATTAACAGATTCTGCAGGCTAAGCCCTAGTTCCTCTTCTACGAGGTGGGATCATTCTGCTAATGAAAATGGTGTTGATACAGTTTCATATTCTTATACttggattaatttatttataGGTAAGCATGTATTTAAATATTTAGCATGCTTTTATCAAGGTCCAATAATAAGGTAAGACAATTTCTTTATAACTACCAGATAATATATAATAGGGTCTCCCAGATACGTCATGGGGACAATAACCACCATCCAAATTCATACGTGTTTCTGAATACAATACATCAACTACATAATCCTCAATACTGAATAACAAATACATATATTGGGTACCCTGAAGGGATAGAAATgttatctactactagctatcctaacaaaattggtgacaagtcacccagcccttTAGAAGGTCTATAGGTGGTCACTGGTCTCTCAGTCTGagtcactgcgcgtgaggtctcGAACCCTCCTCATCACTCCCGCTAGCATCAGCTCAGCATCAACTACTGGAATATATCCCCTCATCACTGTTATCCTCATCTGTACTCGAGTATGGAGCtcaatcccatcaatctctcGGCGAGCTATAGCCGGGGAAGCAACCCTGAAGTCCCCGGGGTAGCCTAGCCTGATAGCTCTCTCAGCGGTCAGTGCCTGTCGAAGCTCCACAATGGGGTAGATGTTGCGGTGATCTCAACATTCagctgagccactatccagtcatgCACGGCTACATGTATGGTTAGTAGGGGTGGTAGGGGTGAGTCCGGATCACTGGAGGTTATTTCATGAATCTCATAAGTTTGTGCCTTCATATTGTCATCCTCGTCCTCATCAGCGAAGGGCAAGGGGCTCAGTATCCCTGGGTGAGATGTTGGAGGGTGAACggtcgggagagggtacatctctatgtCTGTCCAGTCTATGTCATCGCCCTGGGGCTCCTCAACATCATCAGCTATAGGGGTAGAGAagtcagtctcctcctctgggGGATCCTCGGTAGGGTCATCATTTAAGTCATCAATAGGTGGATActccggctcgggagtagggtcacgctcaggggccACAACGTcctcaacagggtcaacctcccttataagctccactggtacctgacacaataggaaaggtgttactaacttagagtcgggaTTCCCTTGAAGGTAAAACTGCCAAGACTACCCATGCAGTCTGATGGTGAACTCGAGttgagttctaattgattattattattattttatttctaCATATTTTATCTTATATCGTTTCCAAGTTTTAATAACCTAAGGCTCTAATATCATtaatgtggcgccccaaaattcggggtcagggatctaggaggccacacCATATTGAATCATATTTAACACTTATCTCGTaaaacaatatataaatactcacacatTTATGACCCCACAATTATCAACACAAACACTTacatgttattgtcttggaaacgaacaaTTCATTACTATAGTTTATCAAATCCGCAAAATGatagttattacagaccaaaagtAATTCAGTCTTACCACGGGTATAACCTTTATTTAAGGTTAGACCGGTGGCCAAATatattgttgtggatatgttatgaacttgatgatttcattaacaaaacaccttggtagattttacttagtaaaaaatgtagcactcgacggataaggattatagtcctgatggataactcaatatagtcccgacggatgatgatttattatccatcgagtgagtagcttgtgtaacaataagtctgtagcacatttctgtaagtagtactcaagtcatgttgactttaactagatatgcagaataggttgattaattgtacatagatgatgtcttgtaattctgcataaatgaaatgaagtctagtgaCAGATTGCTAACCGacagataaacaacaatgccattcgatggatgatcaacaaaataacccgacggatgatcatgaactcgacggatgatcatgaacccggtggataaagaattcaaacatctattgatagtgacaacacagtcacatgcgttgagtgtatgcaaatggaatgtggaatcccattcaactgggttttagagaacaaagaatcattgccatttccatgctattatgaagatattcaaagattcaaagatgctggaatagagcaatgaagcagcatagtattataCTTGATaggtttttgttttattatcttatcattttactttgtaatcttggtgatttatataaaccaagaagtagcaaatagaacaacaacaagatTAAGAacatttttcagagaaacatttgtaagctccacccttagcatttctctgtaatcttagttgttcatttgtaagcagttgtgagctttTATTGCTACACaaggttctcttgatatataatatatatctctggtggatacattctaatccaccagaaagtttttaaagacttgtgtttttaaatactagtgttttgattcatttcaagttattatttcgcactttgtaaatcaattcacacagatatatattgTTAAGGTAGAACaatttttaaaccaagaaaaagtttcaagaattccattcaaccccccttccgtaattcttgttgcattgttaagggattgacaattggtatcagagcaagctcttaaagaacaaagagcttaaagatcacaacaaaacagcaagatgaacaagaaggatgttggagtcaagattccttttctggataaagataattaccctcactggaaggtaaagatgcatcttcatttactttctcaagatgaggcttatgtagattgcatagagagaggccctcatataccaatgagagctgcaactggaaatgagccatctgtccccaagccaaggcatgaatggtctgatcctgatattgaacaagtcagaaaagataagaaggccatgaatatcttgttcaatagagttgatggtgacatgtttgacaacatcatcaattgcaaaactgccgaggaagtttgggatacaatacagattatctgtgatggcactgagcaagttagagaaaacaagatgcaactactgattcagcaatatgagcattttcatagtgaagaaagtgagtctctcactgacatttttagtaggtttcaaaaactactaattgctctgaagttgcatggaagggtctatcagacaaaagactctaatctgaagtTCCATAGAtatcttccaaaggaatggaaaccagtgacagtctcattgagaaactctcaagactataaggagtttactttggagagactatatggcatcctaaagacttatgagcttgaaatagagcaagatgagaggatggagagaggaaagaagaaaggaggatccattgcactagttgctgagttagagaaagagaaggagatgaagatggaagctgttgaatcaacttcaaaggtctgtgaaaacaagggcaaggggctggtagcagaaaatgaagattctttgagccaagatgatatggaagatattgatgaatatctagcatttctttccagaagattttccaagctcaagttcaagaagaactttggagcagccaagccaaatagaaacatggtggataaatcaaaattcaaatgtttcaaatatggcttggcagggcactttaccagtgagtgtagaaagtcatattccagcaagaaaaagtttgagcctgtggattataaacagaaatattttgagttgctcaaacaaaaggaaagggctttcattacacaagaaaatgactgggcaacagatggtctggatgaagatgaagatgtcagctatgtcagtctagccctaatggccaagtctgatgaaatagagacaagttcttcaagcaatcaggtaatcaccactaaccttgcacatttgtctaaagctgagtgtaaggatgcaataaatgacatgtctacagaattatatcatttgcgtgttacacttaagtctcttactaaggaaaatgctaaaatcaaagaaaataatttgtttttaagtgagaggaataatgtgctagagtctcagatcattgaatttgaaaaattaagaattgagtgtaaaattactaaggatgaattaactgagtctttgaagaaagaagagatcttgaagaagcagcttgaacgagaacatgaggcgattaaggcatggaaaacatcaagagatgttcatgctcaaatcaccaaagttcaaggtattgagtccttttgtgatgcatcctggaagaagaacaagaagaagaTAGAATCCAATTTagtggaaggattgctaacagatgtagactcgacggatgatgagggtcatccgtcggataacaaaaagggttattcttcgagtgatataaatcatcatccatcgactgtgagcaagcctgtgagtaaagccaagcttgtcaagttaaatgaaaaatatggatcagtttccaagaattttgttccaggagaatctagtcaagtgaagaaggagaagaaggctaatgttggtcatatgactatcaagcaattgagtgacagacttgaaaagattgaggttaaaacagaagctaaaaagaaaaataatagaaatggtaaagtagggattaacaaacacaataactatacacctgataaatatgctcctagaaaaatctgtgtcaagtgtggtagtgtaaatcatttgtctgtttattataaatctgtcatgcctacttccatatatgtgccacctcattttcccaacatgaatgccatgccttctatgcctatgaatgctttGTCTACACAGAATctgaatgcacagtttgctaatatgccatttgcacctaatccttattatgctgcatttagtatgccacaaatgccatttagcatgccttactggaataacaagttcactagtagcatgccattctctgttaatcaaaatatgtatgataattctgttgcaatgaatggtttcaaaggtccaactcaaatgactaaggataaatctgatatccccaagtcaaatgagataaagcctaagaaacagaaaaagaaagctaacaaagcaggacccaaggaaacttgggtaccaaaatcaacttgatttgattttaatgtgtgcagggaaacagaaagaatttatggtacttggatagtggttgttcaagacacatgaccgGTGATTCTACCgtgctcacagagttcaaggagagagctggcccaagtattacttttggagatgacagcaagggttatactgtgggatatgacttgatttcaaaagacaatgtcatcattatggaggttgccttagtggatggtctcaagcacaatttgttgagtatcagccagctttgtgataaaggcaatttagtaaccttcaattcagaagcctgtgttgtgactaacaagaggagcaacaaagtggttctcactggtgtgagaaaaggaaatatgtacctagatgacttcaactcatcaaatgcagaatatgttacttgtcttctcatcaaagcaagtcaggatgaaagttggttatggcacaagaagctatcccatctaaacttcaagaccatgaatgaactagtaaagaaagaactggtaagaggcattcctcaagtggagttttctaaggatggattgtgtgatgcctgccaaaaaggaaagcagatcaaagcatca carries:
- the LOC141691086 gene encoding uncharacterized protein LOC141691086, with protein sequence MAEYEAKFTELSGFVPEFVNTEEKKARRFQLATKSFISRNFSNKLNLNVVPLREVLQVEIANREIIPVNQVHHRCKLKLEGKAFEVDLIPFVLGKFNMVIEMDWLSSNGVQIDCKKKKVRIRVQDGKEIMFKGQRKTHKFLTMFQTKNLLKKGNESYLAYVMDTKKEIPDIQDIPVVNEFEDVFPKDLPGFPPDREI